CAGGCGGCGGTAGTCGGCGAGCGGCGCGTCGTGCGTGCGGGCGAGCGCCTCGCGCAGCCGGTCCGCCTGGTCGTCGGTGAGCCCGTGCGCGGCACAGAGGCCGGCCGCGCCCACCTCCAGGACCTCCCGGAAGCGCAGTACGTCCTCGATGTCGACGGCGGAGACCCGGCGGCGCAGCTCGTCCTCGCCGGGGGTCTCGGTCCGCACCCGCACGAACGTCCCGCCGTACCGGCCGCGCCGCGACTCGACCAGGCCCTGGTCCTGGAGCACCTTCAGCACCTCGCGCAGCGTGACCCGGCTGATGCCGAGCCGTTCCGCCAGCTCCCGCTCGGCGGGCAGCCGTTCGCCGCCGGCCACCAGGCCGAGCCGGACGACCTGGAGGATCTGCTCCAGCGCCTCCTCGAATCCGTTGCCCGCCCGCACCGGCCGCAGGACCGGAGTCAACTCGTCGTGCGATCCCTCTGGATCCGTCAGTGACATCTGGCCGTGCCCCCTTCCCAAGCAATGGTTCGCAGACATACCTTATAGCTTCCGGCTGACCGAAGGAGGCCCTTCCCGTGGCAGACCGCACACCCCCGCTCAGTGTCGAGGAGCTGCACGCCCTCGTCGCGGGCGGCGAGATCGACACGGTCGTCCTGGCGTTCCCCGACATGCAGGGACGGCTCCAGGGCAAGCGGTTCGCCGCCCGCTTCTTCCTCGACGAGGTCCTGGAGCACGGCACGGAGGGCTGCAACTACCTCCTCGCCGTCGACACCGACATGAACACCGTCGAGGGCTACGCGATGTCCTCGTGGGAGCGGGGATACGGCGACTTCGCCATGCATCCCGATCTCAGCACGCTGCGCCGGGTGCCGTGGAACGAGGGCACGGCCCTGTTGATCGCCGATCTGGCGTGGAACGACGGGTCGCCCGTGGTGGCCGCGCCCCGGCAGATCCTGCGCCGCCAGCTCGACCGCCTCGCCGAGTACGGCTTCACCGCCCAGGTCGGCACCGAGCTGGAGTTCATCGTCTTCAAGGACACCTACGAGCAGGCCTGGGACGCCGGTTACCAGGGGCTCACCCCGGCCAACCAGTACAACATCGACTACTCGGTGCTCGGGACGGGCCGGATCGAGCCGCTGCTGCGCCGGATCAGGAACGAGATGGAGGCCGCGGGTCTGGTCGTCGAGTCCGCCAAGGGCGAGTGCAACCCCGGCCAGCACGAGATCGCCTTCAAGTACACCGAGGCGCTGCGCACCTGCGACCAGCACGCCGTCTACAAGACAGGCGCCAAGGAGATCGCCTCGCAGGAGGGCGTCTCGCTCACCTTCATGGCGAAGTACAACGAGCGTGAGGGCAACTCCTGTCACATCCACCTCTCGCTCGCCGACAAGAACGGCTCGAATGTCATGGCGGGGGAGGGGCCCGGTGGCATGTCCGACGTCATGCGGCACTTCCTCGCCGGACAGCTCGCCGCGCTCCGCGACTTCTCGCTCCTCTACGCGCCCAACATCAACTCCTACAAGCGCTTCCAGCCGGGCTCCTTCGCCCCGACCGCCGTCGCCTGGGGCTACGACAACCGCACCTGCGCGCTGCGGGTGGTGGGTCATGGGCGCTCGATGCGGTTCGAGAACCGGCTGCCGGGCGGCGACGTCAACCCGCACCTCGCCGTCGCGGGGCTCGTCGCGGCCGGTCTGTACGGCGTCGAGCAGAAGCTGGAGCTTCCCGAGGCCTGCGCGGGAAACGCGTACACCGGCGAGTACGAGCACGTGCCCACCACTCTGCGCGAGGCCGCCGAGCTGTGGGAGAACAGCCCCATCGCCAAGGCCGCCTTCGGTGACGAGGTGGTCGCGCACTACCTCAACATGGCGCGCGTCGAGCTCGGCGCCTTCGACGCCGCGGTGACCGACTGGGAGCTGCGCCGCTCCTTCGAACGCCTCTGATCCGGACGAACGCCTGTGATCCGAACGCCCGTGAAAGGTCCTTTCTTGTCGTACGAGCATGAGCTCCGGGTTCTCAACCCGGCGACCGAGGAGGTCGTCGCCACCGTCCCGGCCGCGACCGCGCAGGACGTCGACGCCGCCGTCGTACGGGCCGCGAAGGCGCAGACCGGGTGGGCCGCGCTGGCGCCCGGCGAGCGCGCCCGGCTGCTGCGCCGCTTCGCCGGCGCCGTCGACGACCACCTGGAGGAACTCGCAGGGCTGGAGGTCCGCGAGGCCGGGCACGTCATCGGCAACGCCCGCTGGGAGGCGGGCAACGTCCGCGATCTGCTCGACTACGCGGCCGGGGGAGTGGAGCGGCTGACCGGCCGCCAGATCCCGGTCCCCGGCGGGCTCGACGTGACGATCCTCGAACCGCTGGGCGTCGTCGGTGTCATCGCGCCCTGGAACTTCCCGATGCCGATCGCGGCCTGGGGCGCCGCCCCCGCGCTCGCGGCGGGCAACGCGGTGATCCTCAAGCCCGCCGAGACGACGCCGCTGACGGCACTGCGCCTCGCCGAACTCGCCCTGGAGGCAGGCCTTCCCGAGCACCTCTTCCAGGTGCTGCCGGGGCACGGCCCCGTCGCGGGCAACGCGCTCGTCGAGCACCCCGGCGTCGCGAAGATCGTCTTCACCGGGTCAACGGCCGTGGGCAAACAGGTGTTGGCCAAGGGGTCGGCGCTGCTCAAGCCCGTCACCCTCGAACTCGGCGGCAAGAGCCCCAACATCGTCTTCGCCGACGCCGACATCGAGGCGGCCGCCGCGGCCGCCCCCATGTCCTTCCTCGACAACTCCGGCCAGGACTGCTGCGCCCGCACCCGCATCCTCGTCCAGCGCTCGGTGTACGACCGCTTCCTCGAACTCCTCGCCCCGGCGGTCGAGTCCGTCACCGTCGGCGACCCCGCCGACGAGGGGACGGCGATGGGCCCGCTGATCTCCCGGACCCAGGTGGAGCGCGTCCGCTCGTACGTCCCCGACGACCTCCCCGGTGTCCGCGGCAAGGCCCCCGAAGGCCCCGGCTTCTGGTTCCCGCCCACCGTCCTGACCGGAATCGAGCCGCACGCGCGCGTGGCCGTCGAGGAGGTCTTCGGCCCGGTCGCCGTCCTGCTCCCCTTCGAGGACGAGGCCGACGCGATCCGCCTCGCCAACGCCACCGAGTACGGTCTGTCCGGCTCCATCTGGACCCGCGACGTGGGCCGCGCGCTCCGCGTCTCCCAGGCGGTCCGGGCGGGCAACCTGTCCGTCAACTCCCACTCCAGCGTCCGCTACTGGACCCCCTTCGGCGGCTTCAAGCAGTCGGGCCTCGGCCGTGAACTCGGCCCCGACGCCCTCGCCGCCTTCACCGAGACCAAGAACGTCTTCATCAGCACGGAGGGCCCCGCACTGTGACCCCACAGACCTCAGAGACCATCTGCCGCCGCCTCGTCGGCCGCACCGCCGTCATCACCGGCGCCGGCAGCGGCATCGGCCGCGCCACCGCGCGCCGGCTCGCCTCCGAGGGCGCCCATGTCGTCTGCGGAGACGTCGACGAGACCCGCGGCAAGGCCGCCGCCGAGGAGATCGGCGGGATCTTCGTGAAGGTCGATGTCACCGACCCCGAACAGGTCGAGGCGCTCTTCAAGGCCGCCCACGACACCTACGGCTCGGTCGACATCGCCTTCAACAACGCAGGTATCTCGCCGCCGGACGACGACTCCATCCTGGAGACCGGCCTGGACGCCTGGAAGCGCGTCCAGGAGGTCAACCTCACCTCCGTCTACCTGTGCTGCAAGGCCGCCATCCCCTACATGAGGCAGCAGGGCAAGGGCTCCATCATCAACACGGCGTCCTTCGTGGCCCGGATGGGCGCGGCGACCTCGCAGATCTCGTACACGGCCTCCAAGGGCGGTGTGCTGGCCATGTCCCGCGAACTGGGCATCCAGTTCGCCCGCGAGGGCATCCGCGTCAACGCCCTGTGCCCGGGCCCGGTCAACACCCCGCTCCTCCAGGAGCTGTTCGCCAAGGACCCGGAGCGGGCCGCGCGCCGACTGGTGCACATCCCGGTCGGCCGGTTCGCCGAGGCCGAGGAGATCGCCGCCGCGGTCGCCTTCCTCGCCAGCGACGACTCCTCCTTCGTGAACGCCACCGACTTCCTGGTGGACGGCGGCATCTCGGGCGCGTACGTCACGCCTCTGTAGGCCTGCGGTATACGGTCCACATTTCATGCGATACCGACACATCTTCGCGTGGACCCTGGTCGCGGCCGCCACTCTGGCGGCCGCGCCACCGACCGTCGTGGCCGCACCCCGCCGTACCAACTGCCCGCAACTGTCCGGCAGTTGGTACGGCGACAACCGCGCCCACCTCCAGCAGGTCATCGACGAACGCGGCAGCTGCGCCGGACGCCCCGGCCACCGCCCGGTCGCCGCCTTCGACTGGGACAACACGGTCGTCAAGAACGACGTCACCGACGCCACGATCTCCTGGGCCCTCAGGCACGACAGAATCCTGCGCCCGGCGAGCTGGAAGAACACCAGCAAGTGGCTCAGCGACGCGGCGGACACCGCCCTCACCAACGCCTGCGGCACCGGCGTACCCGTGGGCGCGCCCCTGCCGACCGCCACCAGCCCCCGCTGCACCGACGAGATCCTCGAGATCCGCGAGGCGGGCAGGACCATGAGCGGCGCCGCCGCCTTCGCCGGCACGTGGAACCACCGGCGCACCGTCCCGCAGTACGCCTGGGTCCCCCAGCTCTTCGCCGGACACACCGTTGCCGAGCTCACCTCGTACGCCCGCAAGGCGCGCCGCGAGGCCCTCGCCGCGCCCATCGGCTCGACCCGCACTCTCGGCACCCACACCGTCCCGGCGTACGTCCGCTACTACGACCAGCAGCGTGACCTGATCCGTACGCTCCAACGGGCCGGATTCGACGTCTACATCGTCTCCGCGGGCTCCGAACCCGTCACCGAGGTGTGGTCGCGCGGCATCGGCGTCGACGCCCGCCACACCATCGCCATCCGGTCGGTACTCGACCGGCACGGGCGGATCACCCCCTGGAACCAGGGCTGCGGCGGCGTTCCGGCGACCCGGGGCGAGGCCATCCCGTACATCGACGGCAAGCGCTGCTGGATCAACCAGGAGATCTACGGCGTCCACGGCGCCGCGGCCTGGCTGCGGCAGGACCGGCGCCACCGCACCGTCGTCGCGGGCGGCGACGCCGACACGGACGTCACGTTCGTCGGCGACGCCACCGGCGCCCACCTCGTCCTCAACCGCCACAAGGGCGAGGTCATGTGCCGGGCGTACGACGACGCCGACGGCCGCTGGCTGATCAACCCGATGTTCATCGATCCGCTGCCGCGGCAGGCCGACCCCTACCCGTGCTCGACGAGCGCGTACAACGAACCCGACGGGACGAAGGGGCCGGTGCTGCGCGAGGACGGCTCGGTCGTGCCCGACCACGAGGACACCGTGTACTGATCCGCCGTGTACCGGGCTCGGGGGCACGTCCTAGAGTGCCGGGATGAGCATGACGCCTCCGCCCGGCTGGTACCGCGACCCGTCGTACCCCCTCGTCGAGCGCTGGTGGGACGGGACCATGTGGACCGATCACCGGCGCCAGCCCGAGGCCTCCGCCGACGTGCCCCCAGCGCCCCTGGTGCAGCCGGAGCCCGCCGCCGGCGGCGGTGGCCGTGCCAAGGCCGTCGCGCTGACCGCCGCCGGTGCGGTCCTGGTCGCCTCCATCGTCACGGGCGCCGTCGTCCTCGGCAGGGACGGCGACGACGACGCGCAGGCGAAGACCACGCCGGCCACGTCGACCGCGGCGTCCCCGACGCCCACCGAGTCCGACACCGAGGCGTCGCCGTCGGCGGACGAGGACCCGACCGTCGTCGTGGACCAGCTCAACGGCATCACACTGCCGGTGATCGACGGCTGGGCCAAGCCCAAGTACGTCGCCGAGGACGACGTCGTCCTGGTCACCCCGGACTCGTACGACTGCCCGGGCGGGTCAGGCCTCTGCTGGCACGGCCGGGTCATCTCGCGCACCGCCACGTCGACCGACGAGAAGTCCCCGCGCGCCCTCGCCGAGCACGACATCGACGACGCCGCGAAGGACGCGTACGACCGCGACACCCTCGGCGGCCGGCCCTACGACGGCATCGACTCCCACGAGCAGGTGAAGGCGGGCTCCGTCGCGGTCGCCGGCCGTGCCGGGTACTTCGTGCGCTGGCGGGTCAGGACCGGTGCGGGGCCCGGGGGGTACGTCGAGTCGCTGGCGTTCCCCGCCAGCACCGGCACCGAGTCGCTCGTCATCGTCCGCCTCGCCTTCGACGCGGGCGAGGACGGGCCGCCGGTCACCGACATGGACCGGATCACCGAGGGGATCCGGCCGGTCGGCGGCGCGGGCGCGGACACGGGAGGCGTGGGCAGCAGCATCGGCCCGTCGGACTGAGGCCGTCCTCGCGCACCGGTGGTCACAGGAACGTGTGGCCCTCTCCGCGGTACGTCGGGACGGTCGCCGTCACCGCCTCGCCCTCGACGAGGTGCAGCGAGTCGAACCGCTCGCACAGCTCGCCCGCCTTGGCGTGCCGGAACCACACCTTGTCGCCGATGAGGAGATCGTCGGCGGGGGAGCCGAGCAGCGGGGTCTGCACCTCGCCGGGGCCCTCCTGGGGGTCGTACTTCAGCCCCTCCGGGAGGTACGGGACGGGCAGCCGGTCGGGACCGGGGGCGCCGGAGGCCGGATAGCCGCCGCCGAGCACCGTCACGATGCCGACGCCCGGCCTGCGGACGACCGGCTGGGCGAACAGCGCGGCCGGACGACCGCTGAACGAGGTGTAGTTGTCGAAGAGACGCGGGACGTACAGCCCCGATCCGGCCGCGATCTCCGTGACCGCGTCCTCCGCGGCGGTGTGCTGCACACTGCCGGTGCCGCCGCCGTTGACGTACTCCAGGCCGGGCTCCACCGCCCGTACGGCGCGGACCACTTCGGCGCGTCGCCGGGCGAGTTCCTTCTTCGCCGTGGCCTGCATGAGCCGGATGGCACGCGACCGCACGGGCCGCCCCGCGATCGCGTCGCCGACGCCCGCGATATGCCCCTCGTACGCCATGATCCCCACCAGCTTGAACCCCGGCCGCCGGACCACGGCGCGGGCCATCTCGGCGACCTGGGCGGGGGAGTAGAGCGGAGAGCGCAGGGCTCCGACGCGCACGCGTCCGCCGAGCAGCTTGAGCGAGGTGTCCAACTCCAGGCAGACGCGGACGACTTCGGACCCGCCCTGCCGTGCCTCGTCGATGAAGCGGAGCTGAGCCGGGTCGTCGACCATCACGGTCACCGCGGCGGCGAGCTTCGGGTCGGCGGCCAGCTCGGCGAAGCCCTGCCGGTCCGCGGACGGGTAGGCGAGCAGGATGTCGTCGAAGCCGGAGCGTGCCAGCCAGATCGACTCGGCGAGGGTGAAGGACATGATCCCCGCGAAGCCCGGCCTGGCCAGGACCCGTTCGAGCAGGGTCCGGCAGCGTACGGACTTGCTGGCGACGCGGATCGGCTTGCCGCCGGCCCTGCGGACGAGATCGTCGGCGTTGGCGTCGAACGCCTCCAGGTCCACGATCGCGACGGGGGCGTCAAGGTGAGCGGTGGCCCGGTCGTAACGGGCCCGGTCTGCGGCGCGGGCAGTCATGACCGAAGCCTGCCAGACAGGATTACCCCAGGGTAGGGGGACGTTCCGGGCAGATGCCGCGGGCCCGCGGACTGGTTCCCTGTGGCACAGGGACAGCCCGTAGAGTGACGCGCACGCAGGGAGGGACGACCTTGCCGGGGCCGGTCGCGCCCGGGGTGACGGTCCGCCACCGCGGGTATGCGTGCCCGTGACGGGCGGCCCGACAGGGCGGTGCCCGCTGCGCGCAGGAACAGCTGAGACACGGCCCGGACCAGCTCCGTACCCGGGCCGATCGCCCGGGCACGAGGAAACGGGGGGGGAGCATGAGCACGGAAGCGCGCCGCGCCTCCATTCCCCCACGCCCACCGACTCCACCGGCGACACCCCCGATTCCCCCGGGCACCCCCGCACCACCCGACTCGGATCCGCCGCCGGCTTCGACCGCGCCGTCCGACCAGGAGCCGGGGCCGAGGCCCTACGGCGCAGAAGCGACCTCCGGTGCACCGACGCGGCCCGCTGCGGCGACGCCGCCCCGCTTGCCCACGCCGACGGGCTCGGCTGCGCCCCCGCGCTCGTTCACGCCGTCCGGCCAGGAGGCCGGGCAGCTTTCCGCGGGTCCGTACGGCTCGGGGGCGTCCTTCGACTCGTCGGCGCGGCCCGCTGCGGCGACGCCACCCCGCCCGTCCACGCGGCCCGGTTCGGCAGCACCGTCCGGCCAGGAGCCCAGCCCGACTCCGTCGAAGCCGTACGGCAGGCGAGCGCCCTCCGGTTCACCGGCCCGCTCCGGCTCGGCTGCGCCCCCGCGCCCCACCGCACCTCCCGGATCGTCGACCCCTCCTCCGCCCCTGCGGCCCCCGTCCGCCGCAGGCGGGACCCGGCGCGAACCCCCCGCGGCACCTCCGCCCCGGCCGGAGCGAGCTCCCGCGACCGTGGCGGAGGACGGCGGCGCGCCCTCGCAGTCCCCGCACCGTGAGTCGTCGGCGTCCGGCGCCCCGGGCGAGACGTCCGCACCGCGCCGGTCGGCAGGGACGGGCTCCGCTGCCCGGGTGTCGCGGCCCTTCCGGCTCTCCGACAGCGTTCCGCGGTCCCCCACAGGGGCCTCCGCCACGGTGACGCCGCCCCCTCCCGCGGCCTCGGCGCGGTTCCCGGACGCGCCCCCCGCCGAGCCCGGGACCGGCCCGGCGGCGCGGCGTACCCCCGTGTCCGCCGAGCCCCGCACCGGCCCCGCCGCCCCGCGTACCCCCGTACCCGAGACCACCGCACGGCTGCGCCCCCTCCGCGCGGAGGCCCCCGTCGAACCGCCGACGTCGGAAAACCTCGGCGCCGGGCGCCCCTTCGTGTCGTTCGCGGAGCCCGAGTTGTTCCTTCCGGCGTCCTCCGAGCCGTACGGCGGTGACACCGTGCGTTCCGTCGGCCGGCGGGGCCGGGTCGCGGCCGCCGCGGCCTGTTTCGTGCTGGGGCTCGGGCTCATCGGCGGTGCGGTGACCGGGAGTTGGCTGACCGGGGACGGGGCGGACGAGCCCGGTTCGCGGGGGGCGTTCGCGGCGGCCGGGGATCTGTGGCACAGCGTGCCCGTGGACCGGCTCTTCCCGCCCACCGTCCAGGGCGACGGCGCGGGCCCCGGCGGCGCCGACCGCACCTGGACCCGGGTCGCCGTCGCCCCGGACAGCGACTGCAAGGACGCCTTCGACCCGCTGCTGCGCAAGGCGCTGGCCCCGGTCGGCTGCCTGCGGCTGCTGCGAGCCACCTACACCGACGCGACCCGCAGCCATGTCACCACCGTCGGGCTGCTGTTCACCAAGGCCGACGCCGTCGCCATGACCTCCCTGAAGTCCAGGTTCAAGACGGAGGGCCTCGACCGGCGCACCGACCTGATGCCCCGCCCGTACGCCGCGAAGGACACCGCCGCCGCGGACTTCGGCGACGCTCAGCGCGGCTCCTGGACGGTGTCGGTGCTCACCGACGCCCCCGTCGTCGTCTACGCCGTCTCCGGCTTCGCCGACGGCCGCACCGTCTCCGCCCCGCAGCCCGCCGCGGACGCCATACGGTCCGGCGCGACCACGACCCCGGCGCAGGCGGGCCTCGGCCACGAGGCGCAGGGCCTCGCCGACCGCGTCGAACGGGGCTTCAGGAAGACCATCGTCTCGGCCACGGAGAAGCCGTCGTGAACGCCGTCATGACCCGCAGATCCGGGCTGCTCAGCCTGCTGCTGGCCGCCTCCCTGACCCTGGTGCCGTCCACCACGGCCCACGCCGACGGGATACGTGGCCAGCAGTGGGCCCTGGACGCGATGCACACCCAGCAGGCCTGGCGGACGACGAAGGGCAAGGGCATCACCGTCGCCGTACTCGACACGGGCGTGGACGCCGAACACCCCGACCTCGCGGGCAACGTGCTCACCGGCACCGACATGGTCGGCTTCGGCGCCTCCCGCGGCGACCGCGCGTGGGCCCGGCACGGCACCGCCATGGCGGGGATCATCGCCGGCCACGGACACGGCTACGGCGACGCCGACGGAGTCATGGGCATCGCCCCCGAGGCCAAGATCCTCCCCGTCCGCGTCATCCTCGAGGACGGCGACTCCGCCCGTACGAAGGCCCGCAACACCCGCGGCAACGCCCTCGCCGAGGGCATCCGCTGGGCCACCGACCACGGCGCCGACGTCATCAACCTCTCCCTCGGCGACGACTCCAAGTCCGCGCACCCCGAGCCCGCCGAGGACGAGGCGGTCCAGTACGCCCTGAAGAAGGGCGCCGTCGTCGTCGCCTCGGCCGGCAACGGCGGCGAGAAGGGCGACCACATCTCCTACCCGGCGGCGTACCCGGGCGTGATCGCCGCCACCGCCGTCGACAAGTACGGCACCCGCGCCTCGTTCTCCACCCGCCGCTGGTACGCCACCGTCAGCGCGCCCGGCGTCGGCGTCGTGATCGCCGACCCGGACGACAAGTACTACGAGGGCTGGGGCACGAGCGCCGCGTCCGCCTTCGTCTCCGGCGCGGTCGCCCTCATCAAGTCCGCCCACCCGGGACTGAGCCCGGCGCAGATCAAGCAGCTCCTGGAGGACACGGCTCGCAACGCGCCCAGCGGGGGCCGCGACGACGGGCGTGGCTACGGCTTCGTCGACCCGGCGGCCGCGATCACGGCGGCCGGCCGGCTCAAGACGGCGGACCTGCACGCGGCCGCCTACGGCCAGAAGTACTTCGGCTCCGGCCCGGACGCCCCCAAGGACGACGACGGATCGTCCGGCTGGGCGGGCCCGCTCGCCGGCGGCACGGGCGCGGTGCTGCTGGCCGCCGCGGTGGTGCTGTGGCGCGGCCGCAGGACCTCACGCCGCCAAGCCTGAGAAGCGCCGACGACCCCTCAGCTGTTGTCGGCCTCGTCGCTGTCGCTGTCGCTGTCGCCGAACGCCGACACCGCCGCCTTCGCAGCCGCCTCGACCAGCGAAATCCCTTTCGCCTGGGTTGAGTTGCCGTTGGACAGCGTCGCCACCAGGTAGTCGTGCCCGTCGGCCGTGACCCGGCCGATGCTGTTGATGTCCCACAGCTCGGTCGTGCTGCGCGCCAGCCACCCGTTCTTCAGGGCCCACGCGGATCCGTCGGCGGCCGCCGAGACACCCCAGTGCTGATCGGCCGCGATCTTGCCCATGAGCCCCTGCAGATACGCCCGCGAAGTGCCGCTCAGCTCCGAGTCGTCCCCGAACACCTGCTGGAGCAGAGTGAGTTGATCGGCCGCGGTGGTCTGCGTCAGCCCCCACAGCATGCCGCTGCCGCCCTCGGTGTCGCTGAGCCCGAAGCGCTTGTTCGCGGCGTCCAGGCCCTCGGCCTGCCCGATCGCCTTCCACAGCGCGGACGCGGACGTGTTGTCGCTGTTCTCGATCATCGCGGTGGCGTACGTCTTCTCCTGCGCCGTCAGATGCCGGTCGTCGTCCTGCGCCTGGAACAGCAGGGTGGCGAGGATGTCGACCTTGACGATGCTGGCCGTGTCGAACGTGCCGTCCCCGTAGGAGGTGCTCTCGCCGGAGTCGACGTCGAGCACCGCGACCGAGACCTCCGCGCCGTCCTCGACGCTCACGGACTTCATCGCCGCGGCGAGCAGCGCCTCCCGGTCCACCGAGGGCTCCACCACAGGTTCCACGGACGCCTCCTCGCTCACCGTGGCCGAAGCCGAGGGTGTCGCCGACGCCGACGCCGACGCCGACGCCGACGCCGACGCCGCCGACGATACGGTGCGCGTGTCGGCGTGCGCCTGCGCCTTGACGTACGCGGTCCCCGCCGCCGTGGCGCCGACGATCACGGCGGAAGCGAGGACGGTGTAGATCAGCGGGCGGCGCCGGGGCGGACGGGCACGGCGGCGGTGAGCTCTGTGAGACTCCATGCCCGCGATGCTGGGCGCCCGGCCTGTGCGGCTCGTTAGACGAATGTTAGATGTGTGTCAGGGAAAGCTGAGAAACCAGTGAATCCTGTCAACGCGAGGTTTCCGGGCCCGCACAAGCGCAGCAGCATCCCCCCGATAGGGTCGGGGACCGTGGCGAACAAGAACATTCCCGACTCCGGCTTCTCCGACGACGACGGCTCCGCCGATCCCCGGCTGAGCGCGGCGCTCGCCGCCTGGGCCGAGGACCGCACGGCTGTGGGGCCGGTGCTGGAGGCGCTCAAGGGCGCCCGGCTCCTGGTGCCCGTCGTGGCCGTCCTCGGTGAGGTGGAGGAGGACGAGAACGGGCTGCGCCACGAGAAGAGCAGTGACATGGCGGTCCCGACGCTGAAGGCCGGCTCCCGCACGGCCCTGCCCGCGTTCACGTCCACCGAGTCGCTGGCCCGCTGGGACCCGGAGGCCCGCCCCGTCGCCGTACCCCTGCATCAGGCCATCCAGGCGGCGGTGCACGAGAAGGCGGACACGATCGTGCTGGACATGTCCGGGCCGGTGCCGTACGAGCTGACCGGCTCCGCGCTGCGTGCCCTCGCCGAGGGGCGCACGACCGAGGACCCGCTCGCCGACCCGGCGGTGACCGACGCCGTACGCACCGCCGTGGCCGCCGAGCCCGCGGTGCTCCGCGCGCACCTCGGCCCCGGTCAGGCCGACGGCATCCTCGCCCTCGTCCTGGACCCGTCCGCGGCGCCCGCCGAGGCCGCCCGCGCCGTCGCCGAGCGCCTCGCGGCCGACGAAACACTCAGGGCCCGCCTGGTGCGCGGCCTCGACCTGGCACTGCTGCCGGCCGGGGCGACGCCACCGGGCGAGCCCTTGTACGTACGCGAGTGAGAACGTCTGCGGACTAGCCGTAGATCGGGCCCGTGTACTTCTCGCCCGGGCCCTGGCCCGGCTCGTCCGGGACGAGGGACGCCTCGCGGAAGGCCAGCTGGAGCGACTTCAGGCCGTCGCGCAGCGGGGCCGCGTGGAAGGAGCTGATCTCGGTCGCGCTCGCGTCGAGCAGACCGGCGAGCGCGTGCACCAGCTTGCGGGCCTCGTCCAGGTCCTTGTACTCGTCGCCCTCCTCGGTCAGGCCGAGCTTCACGGCGGCGGCGCTCATCAGGTTGACGGCGACCGTCACGATCACCTCGACCGCGGGGACCTCGGCGATGTCGCGGGTCATGGTGTCGAAGTCGGGCGTCTGGGGAGGGGTGTCACTCATGC
Above is a genomic segment from Streptomyces sp. R21 containing:
- the mycP gene encoding type VII secretion-associated serine protease mycosin; translated protein: MTRRSGLLSLLLAASLTLVPSTTAHADGIRGQQWALDAMHTQQAWRTTKGKGITVAVLDTGVDAEHPDLAGNVLTGTDMVGFGASRGDRAWARHGTAMAGIIAGHGHGYGDADGVMGIAPEAKILPVRVILEDGDSARTKARNTRGNALAEGIRWATDHGADVINLSLGDDSKSAHPEPAEDEAVQYALKKGAVVVASAGNGGEKGDHISYPAAYPGVIAATAVDKYGTRASFSTRRWYATVSAPGVGVVIADPDDKYYEGWGTSAASAFVSGAVALIKSAHPGLSPAQIKQLLEDTARNAPSGGRDDGRGYGFVDPAAAITAAGRLKTADLHAAAYGQKYFGSGPDAPKDDDGSSGWAGPLAGGTGAVLLAAAVVLWRGRRTSRRQA
- a CDS encoding serine hydrolase; the encoded protein is MESHRAHRRRARPPRRRPLIYTVLASAVIVGATAAGTAYVKAQAHADTRTVSSAASASASASASASATPSASATVSEEASVEPVVEPSVDREALLAAAMKSVSVEDGAEVSVAVLDVDSGESTSYGDGTFDTASIVKVDILATLLFQAQDDDRHLTAQEKTYATAMIENSDNTSASALWKAIGQAEGLDAANKRFGLSDTEGGSGMLWGLTQTTAADQLTLLQQVFGDDSELSGTSRAYLQGLMGKIAADQHWGVSAAADGSAWALKNGWLARSTTELWDINSIGRVTADGHDYLVATLSNGNSTQAKGISLVEAAAKAAVSAFGDSDSDSDEADNS
- a CDS encoding SseB family protein, which produces MANKNIPDSGFSDDDGSADPRLSAALAAWAEDRTAVGPVLEALKGARLLVPVVAVLGEVEEDENGLRHEKSSDMAVPTLKAGSRTALPAFTSTESLARWDPEARPVAVPLHQAIQAAVHEKADTIVLDMSGPVPYELTGSALRALAEGRTTEDPLADPAVTDAVRTAVAAEPAVLRAHLGPGQADGILALVLDPSAAPAEAARAVAERLAADETLRARLVRGLDLALLPAGATPPGEPLYVRE
- a CDS encoding DUF1844 domain-containing protein; amino-acid sequence: MSDTPPQTPDFDTMTRDIAEVPAVEVIVTVAVNLMSAAAVKLGLTEEGDEYKDLDEARKLVHALAGLLDASATEISSFHAAPLRDGLKSLQLAFREASLVPDEPGQGPGEKYTGPIYG